AATCTCGTTTTCACCCAGTTCGATAAAGATGAGCAGGGTAATTTAAATCCCCTACCCCAGAAGAATATCGATACAGGGATGGGATTAGAGCGATTGGCAGAAGTTGTTAATGGGAAGAATAACTGTTTTGATATAGACTTATTAAGGCCCATTGTTGAGCATACCTGTGAACTGACTGGTTTAGAATATGGTAAGGACGAGAAAGTCGATGTTTCCTTGCGCATTATAGCCGACCATGTTCGGGCAATCACCTTCTTAATTTCTGAGGGAGTCTTGCCTTCCAATGAGGGGAGAGGATATGTGTTAAGAAGGGTACTGCGCAGGATGGTCCGTCAAGAACGCCTTTTAGGTGTTAACCAGACCTTACTTTATAAACTGACTGGTAAAGTTGTGGAAATTATGGGAGATGCCTATCCAAATCTCCGCTCCCGACGTGAACATATCGCCACTGTGACCAAAATGGAAGAGGAGAAGTTTCAGGAAACGTTAGATGCAGGAATGAGAATACTCGACGGATTGATTAAGGATTTAACCTCTCGCGGGAAAGAGAGGGCAATTCCCGGAGAAGAGGTGTTCAGGCTTTACGATACTTATGGATTCCCCTTAGATTTGACCAAAGAAATTGCTCAAGAGAGAGATTTCTCTCTCGATTTTCCAGGATTTGAGAGGGAGATGGAAGCCCAGAAGAAGAGGGCACGAGAGGCCTGGAAAGGCTCCGGGGAGGTAGATATGGGATTTTATGAAGAGCTCAAAAAGGAGTTAGGCGAAACTATATTTCGCGGATACGATTTCAGTGAGTTAACTTCGCAAATACGGGCCATCTTGAGACGAGATAAGTCAACCAATAAAGTTACCAGGACAGAAGAAGCAAAGGAAGGCGAAAAGGTAGAAATTATCCTCACGGAGACGCCCTTTTACGGAGAAGCAGGTGGACAGGTGGGAGATGCGGGTAAGATACTGAAACCTTCCGGGAAATTGAAAGATATAAAAATTACAGAGATAAAAGAAGAAGATATTGAAGCAAGAGTTGAGGTCTTTGATGCCAAGAGACCCGTTGAAGGATTGGTCATCCACAATTGCAGAGTGGGCACAGGTAGTTTAAAGACAGGTGATGTAGTAGTAGCTTATGTTGATGTTTCCGGAAGGAAGGATATAGCCAGGCACCACACAGCCACTCACCTCTTACAGTCTGCACTGCGCCAGGTTTTAGGCAAGCATGTGGGGCAGTCCGGTTCTCTTGTGGCGCCCGACAGGTTAAGATTTGACTATACCCATTCCAAACCCTTGACGAAGAGAGAGATTGATCGGATTGAAGAGATTGTGAATAGTGCCATATTGAGGAACTTTCCCGTATTAACTTCAGAAACTACTTTAACTCAAGCCAAAGAGATGGGCGCCCTGGCATTCTTTGGAGAAAAGTATGGCGAGAAGGTCAGGACAGTGATGGTCACCTCAGAAAGTCTGTCTGCGCCACAGCACGCTTACAGCTTTGAGCTTTGTGGAGGAATCCATTGCCGTTCAACTGGCGAGATCGGACTGTTCAGGATAATCTCAGAGACAGGCATAGCAGCCGGGGTTCGGAGGATAGAAGCCCTGGCTGGTAAGAGGGCTTATGAATATACCAAGGGAGAAGAGAGAATAATTGCAGGAATGGCAGAGGTGCTCAAGGTTCCCCAGGATGAACTTGTTAGCCGTTTGGAAAAGATGGTCAAGGAAAATAGGGCGTTGGCGAAAGAGATAGAATCTCTAAGGGGCCAAACAGTCTCCTCCTCAGTGGAAAAATTAGTCAAGAAGGCAAAAACAGTCGGCAAGATAAAACTCGTTTCTGCAAAAGTGGAAGCTACGAATAGAACTATCCTCCGCTCCTTTGGTGACCAGTTAAGAGACAAACTCAAATCCGGAATCATAATCTTGGGAGCCGTAATTGAGGGCAAGGTCGCTCTCCTTTCAGTAGTAACTCAGGACCTGGTAAAGAAAGGTTACCACGCAGGAAAAATCATAGGAGAAGTAGCCAAATTGGTTGATGGCTCTGGCGGAGGAAGGCCGGATATGGCCCAGGCAGGAGGCAAATCAGTAAACAAGCTCGACAGCGCCCTCGCCAAATCCGAAAAACTAATAGGCAAATTAAAGAAATAACTCGTAGGGGCGACACTCTGTGGTCGCCCATATTGGTAGTGTAGGGCTTTATGCCCGTAAAATTCTATTGTTGTAGGTATTTATGGCGGTAAGAATTTTGGAGTCCTTGCGAAAGCAAGGTTTATTTTGGAACGACTCAAATGAAAAAAACTATTCCTCTCTTAATCCTATTCTCACTATCCACATTCGCCATCCCAAACAAATCATTCGCCGAACAATTAATAAGCCTCAAAACAGAATATTTCAATTCCAGAAACCACAATTTCGAAGAGATTTATGGTTCTGGAGCGATCTTTGGAATAGGTGGAAGATTTGAAGGAGACTCTGGAATATTCTGGGGTCTCGAACTGGAATACTTTTCCAGAAAAGGAGAACCGTTAGACTACCCCGCAAGGAAATCCAAGAAGGGT
The window above is part of the bacterium genome. Proteins encoded here:
- the alaS gene encoding alanine--tRNA ligase, with the protein product MLTSDEIRKRFLDYFEKRAHKVVSSMSLIPQDPTLLFTSAGMVQFKNMFQGKSKLAFRRAASSQICFRTTDIEKVGSTARHLTFFEMLGNFSFGDYFKKEAIEWAWDFLTKEMGLPQEKLYASVYTEDGEAYELWKRYLPEERVVKLGKEDNFWEMGPTGPCGPCSEVLMDMGEDMGCGKPECAPGCDCDRWLEVWNLVFTQFDKDEQGNLNPLPQKNIDTGMGLERLAEVVNGKNNCFDIDLLRPIVEHTCELTGLEYGKDEKVDVSLRIIADHVRAITFLISEGVLPSNEGRGYVLRRVLRRMVRQERLLGVNQTLLYKLTGKVVEIMGDAYPNLRSRREHIATVTKMEEEKFQETLDAGMRILDGLIKDLTSRGKERAIPGEEVFRLYDTYGFPLDLTKEIAQERDFSLDFPGFEREMEAQKKRAREAWKGSGEVDMGFYEELKKELGETIFRGYDFSELTSQIRAILRRDKSTNKVTRTEEAKEGEKVEIILTETPFYGEAGGQVGDAGKILKPSGKLKDIKITEIKEEDIEARVEVFDAKRPVEGLVIHNCRVGTGSLKTGDVVVAYVDVSGRKDIARHHTATHLLQSALRQVLGKHVGQSGSLVAPDRLRFDYTHSKPLTKREIDRIEEIVNSAILRNFPVLTSETTLTQAKEMGALAFFGEKYGEKVRTVMVTSESLSAPQHAYSFELCGGIHCRSTGEIGLFRIISETGIAAGVRRIEALAGKRAYEYTKGEERIIAGMAEVLKVPQDELVSRLEKMVKENRALAKEIESLRGQTVSSSVEKLVKKAKTVGKIKLVSAKVEATNRTILRSFGDQLRDKLKSGIIILGAVIEGKVALLSVVTQDLVKKGYHAGKIIGEVAKLVDGSGGGRPDMAQAGGKSVNKLDSALAKSEKLIGKLKK